The following are from one region of the Vidua chalybeata isolate OUT-0048 chromosome 12, bVidCha1 merged haplotype, whole genome shotgun sequence genome:
- the LOC128794139 gene encoding histone H1.8, with product MVPLPAAKAAGIAPRSQAQHPPTLQMVKEALRAHDEKKGASVVAIKRFILAKYPTVDPIRLKYLLKQALSKGLSCGDLVRPQNSSSVGATGTFKLALRKSGQKQQLGQAHPDRGQAPNPGQKGTTKEPQAPVAGARPRGAAKQQPKAKPVNAQPRAAGKPRREKAKHPQTADRPRAHGPGPSGPPKAAGHRQAPRKGRSGPSTARAAENAGGSDSDSSGSAGVKGPQKAPRGKSKGKVPKGEQQDAPKAQGGQGQAKKKPRVTPGAGQGKARMKKAASVAADRKAP from the exons ATGGTCCCTCTTCCAGCAGCCAAAGCTGCTGGCATCGCCCCACGCAGTCAGGCCCAGCACCCTCCGACCCTGCAGATGGTCAAGGAGGCACTGCGGGCCCACGATGAGAAGAAGGGTGCCTCTGTCGTCGCCATCAAGCGTTTCATCCTGGCCAAGTACCCCACTGTGGACCCCATCCGCCTCAAGTACCTGCTGAAGCAGGCGCTGAGCAAGGGGCTGAGCTGCGGGGACCTGGTGCGGCCCCAAAACTCGTCTTCTGTGGGGGCCACTGGCACCTTCAag TTAGCACTCAGGAAATcagggcagaagcagcagctgggccaggcACATCCTGACAGAGGACAGGCCCCAAATCCAGGACAGAAAGGGACCACCAAGGAGCCCCAGGCCCCTGTGGCAGGAGCACGACCACGAG GTGCTGCCAAGCAGCAGCCGAAGGCGAAGCCCGTGAAC GCCCAGCCACGAGCAGCGGGGAAGCCcaggagagaaaaagcaaagcatccCCAAACTGCTGACCGGCCCCGGGCTCATGGCCCAGGGCCTTCGGGGCCCCCAAAAGCTGCTGGCCACCGCCAGGCCCCCCGAAAAGGACGCTCAGGGCCCAGCACGGCTCGGGCTGCTGAGAACGCAGGAGGGAGCGATAGTGACAGTTCTGGAAGTGCTGGGGTGAAGGGGCCCCAGAAGGCCCCCAGGGGAAAGAGCAAGGGGAAGGTGCCCAAGGGGGAACAGCAGGATGCCCCCAAGGCACAGGGAGGTCAAGGTCAGGCGAAGAAGAAGCCCCGGGTGactccaggagctgggcaggggaaggcCAGGATGAAGAAGGCAGCCTCTGTGGCAGCAGACAGAAAGGCTCCATAG
- the RHO gene encoding rhodopsin: MNGTEGQDFYVPMSNKTGVVRSPFEYPQYYLAEPWKYSALAAYMFMLILLGFPVNFLTLYVTIQHKKLRTPLNYILLNLAVADLFMVFGGFTTTMYTSMNGYFVFGVTGCYIEGFFATLGGEIALWSLVVLAIERYVVVCKPMSNFRFGENHAIMGVAFSWIMALACAAPPLFGWSRYIPEGMQCSCGIDYYTLKPEVNNESFVIYMFVVHFMIPLSIIFFCYGNLVCTVKEAAAQQQESATTQKAEKEVTRMVIIMVIAFLICWVPYASVAFYIFTNQGSDFGPIFMTIPAFFAKSSAIYNPVIYIVMNKQFRNCMITTLCCGKNPLGDEDTSAGKTETSSVSTSQVSPA, encoded by the exons ATGAACGGGACAGAAGGCCAAGACTTCTATGTGCCCATGTCCAACAAGACCGGGGTGGTACGGAGCCCCTTTGAGTACCCCCAGTATTACCTGGCTGAGCCTTGGAAGTACTCGGCACTGGCTGCCTACATGTTCATGCTGATTCTGCTGGGCTTCCCCGTCAACTTCCTCACGCTGTACGTCACCATCCAGCACAAGAAGCTCCGGACACCTCTAAACTACATCCTTCTGAACCTGGCCGTTGCCGACCTCTTCATGGTATTCGGAGGCTTCACAACCACTATGTACACCTCCATGAACGGGTACTTTGTCTTTGGAGTAACAGGGTGCTACATCGAAGGCTTCTTTGCCACACTGGGCG GTGAAATTGCTCTCTGGTCACTGGTGGTCCTGGCTATCGAAAGATACGTAGTGGTCTGCAAGCCCATGAGCAACTTCCGCTTCGGGGAGAACCATGCCATCATGGGTGTTGCCTTCTCCTGGATCATGGCCTTGGCGTGTGCAGCTCCCCCACTTTTCGGCTGGTCCAG GTACATCCCCGAGGGCATGCAATGCTCATGCGGGATCGACTACTACACTCTGAAGCCAGAGGTCAACAATGAATCTTTTGTCATCTACATGTTTGTGGTTCACTTCATGATCCCGCTGTCgatcattttcttctgctatgGGAACCTGGTTTGCACTGTCAAGGAG gctgctgcccagcagcaggagtcTGCCACCACCcagaaggcagagaaagaagTGACTCGCATGGTCATCATCATGGTCATCGCCTTCCTGATCTGCTGGGTCCCCTATGCCAGTGTCGCGTTCTATATCTTCACCAACCAGGGATCAGACTTTGGGCCCATCTTCATGACCATCCCCGCATTCTTTGCCAAGAGCTCGGCCATCTACAACCCCGTGATCTACATCGTAATGAACAAACAG TTCCGTAACTGCATGATCACGACCCTCTGCTGCGGCAAGAACCCACTGGGTGACGAGGACACATCTGCTGGCAAGACAGAGACCTCCTCCGTCTCCACCAGCCAGGTCTCTCCTGCATAG